Proteins encoded in a region of the Podospora pseudopauciseta strain CBS 411.78 chromosome 6, whole genome shotgun sequence genome:
- the ELC1 gene encoding elongin C (COG:K; BUSCO:EOG09265QTV; EggNog:ENOG503P56T), with translation MSDSKYITLISYDGFEFVVLREAALVSETIGAMLRGPFREAQTGRCEFGEIRGPVLEKVVEYFHYHYANRNQTDVPDMDIPVDICLELLMAADFLGLDSKPQMRDIS, from the exons ATGTCCGACAGCAAGTACATCACGCTCATCTCATACGATGGCTTCGAGTTTGTCGTCCTGCGGGAGGCTGCTCTGGTTAGTGAAACCATAGGAGCCATGCTGAGGGGTCCTTTCAGAGAGGCGCAAACTGGTCGCTGTGAGTTTGGCGAGATTCG AGGTCCTGTTCTGGAAAAGGTTGTCGAGTACTTTCACTACCATTATGCGAACCGCAACCAGACCGATGTCCCAGATATGGACATCCCTGTGGACATCTGCCTCGAGCTCCTGATGGCTGCCGACTTCCTTGGATTGGATTCCAAGCCCCAGATGAGAGATATCTCTTGA
- the rho4 gene encoding RHO4 protein (COG:S; EggNog:ENOG503NW37), which yields MASSYQHRNSHYAHERHDSSASRRPTSERRDTRGTRSSDGTVSTFNSISTSSGRESAATAMTNEGPAYSKKIVVVGDGGCGKTCLLISYSQGYFPEKYVPTVFENYITYPTHPPTGKTVELALWDTAGQEEYDRLRPLSYPETDLIFVCFAIDCPNSLENVMDKWYPEVLHFCPYTPLILVGLKSDLRYKKTCIDMLKTQGLIPVTTQQGEAVAAKMGAQYMECSSKEMTGVEEIFERAILTVVANDRKTLEAEAVNGGGSVGDSSSGKKRGRSGTVSGQNIPGVGLAKKRKSKCLIM from the exons ATGGCGTCGTCGTACCAACACCGCAACTCACACTACGCCCACGAGCGACATGACAGTAGCGCCTCGCGCAGACCAACATCCGAGAGACGAGACACGCGTGGCACCAGATCGAGCGACGGGACAGTGAGCACCTTCAACAGcatctcgacatcatcgGGCAGAGAATCAGCAGCGACCGCAATGACAAACGAAGGCCCCGCCTACTCCAAGAAAATTGTTGtcgttggcgatggtggttgcGGCAAGACTTGTCTTTTGATTAGTTACAGCCAGGGGTATTTTCCAGAG aaatatGTCCCGACCGTCTTTGAGAACTACATCACctacccaacccatcccccgACTGGTAAGACGGTAGAGCTCGCTCTGTGGGATACGGCCGGGCAGGAAGAATACGACCGCCTTCGGCCCCTGTCATATCCAGAAACCGATCTCATTTTTGTCTGCTTCGCCATCGACTGCCCAAATTCGCTAGAAAATGTCATGGACAAG TGGTATCCAGAGGTCCTTCACTTTTGCCCTTACACCCCACTCATCCTTGTCGGTCTCAAGTCGGATCTCCGCTACAAAAAGACATGCATCGACATGCTGAAAACCCAAGGCCTGATCCCCGTCACTACCCAGCAAGGAGAGGCGGTTGCCGCCAAGATGGGCGCCCAGTACATGGAATGCAGCTCAAAAGAAATGACGGGCGTGGAGGAGATCTTTGAGAGGGCGATCCTTACCGTGGTGGCCAACGACAGGAAAACGCTCGAAGCCGAGGCCGTCAACGGAGGAGGCAGCGTCGGGGATTCGTCTAGCGgaaagaagagggggaggagtgggacTGTGAGCGGTCAAAATATCCCGGGAGTCGGGctggcgaagaagaggaagagcaaATGTTTGATTATGTGA
- the DAD1 gene encoding Dolichyl-diphosphooligosaccharide-protein glycosyltransferase subunit dad1 (COG:S; EggNog:ENOG503P70A), with amino-acid sequence MSQRQRSHSVSGPTAAAGEGGTREKTYFELQREELISEIAMSFEHVLANINKLNRSLEAVIAVGNEFSSVEALWSTFENVMAKEEEEEGDGQEGHDEGHDEAEEEGGDEMEGVEHEGDSRYEEEESRV; translated from the exons ATGTCCCAACGGCAACGCTCCCACTCTGTCTCTGGAccaacagcggcagcaggagaagggggaaCAAGGGAAAAGACATATTTTGAGCTCCAGAGGGAGGAGCTCATATCAGAGATTGCCATG AGCTTCGAGCACGTCCtagccaacatcaacaagctGAACCGCTCGCTCGAGGCCGTCATCGCCGTGGGAAATGAATTCAGCTCTGTGGAAGCGTTATGGAGCACGTTTGAGAATGTgatggccaaggaggaggaggaggagggcgatggGCAAGAAGGGCACGACGAAGGGCACGACGaagcagaggaagagggaggtgatgagatggagggggtggaacATGAGGGGGATTCGAGAtatgaggaagaggaaagtAGGGTATGA